One window of the Lachancea thermotolerans CBS 6340 chromosome A complete sequence genome contains the following:
- the TAF3 gene encoding Taf3p (similar to uniprot|Q12297 Saccharomyces cerevisiae YPL011C TAF3 TFIID subunit (47 kDa) involved in promoter binding and RNA polymerase II transcription initiation), which produces MSTSNKEFHFGLLRISMIQLLKSHGFDKAQPSTVDAFTDLYVRFLQLLVLEVMKLSRSRMDEYEDIALQDISQALLNVGLLKPMSTLDVYDENPNLVSDIGMQKFKEWCLLSPIPKEARAVATPTSELLRPKDKLSKPLSMIPEYINQLDKGSAKDRVDSGQDNDIVEQLVRSGDMSDWTRFMIRRQQLMHARKISGREVKDIKSLPPVPGLRSSIFCRDRRFDNSEIMPPEPQETESDEKALKEKALITKLAAHQKDNRLDNIRLSFEEEDVDVSHDDIDLNDVNFDDNDLNEDMAAFEQMENSMNLTLGSENNLQLAEAENLNDTFQRRDSLEFGDEVFQGHEFDFNTY; this is translated from the coding sequence ATGTCAACCTCCAACAAGGAGTTTCACTTCGGGCTTTTGAGAATTTCGATGAtccagctgctcaaaagccaTGGCTTTGATAAGGCTCAGCCATCTACAGTTGATGCATTCACGGATCTATATGTGCGAttcttgcagcttttgGTGCTGGAAGTGATGAAACTTTCTCGAAGCAGAATGGATGAGTATGAGGATATTGCATTGCAAGATATATCCCAGGCCCTTTTGAATGTTGGGCTTCTAAAACCGATGAGTACTCTCGATGTTTACGATGAGAACCCTAACCTTGTCAGCGACATAGGCATgcaaaagttcaaggaaTGGTGTCTTCTGAGCCCCATACCGAAAGAAGCGCGAGCGGTAGCGACCCCTACTTCGGAATTACTTCGACCCAAAGATAAATTGTCAAAGCCACTTTCTATGATTCCTGAATACATCAATCAGCTAGACAAAGGCTCCGCAAAGGATAGAGTAGATAGCGGGCAAGACAATGACATTGTCGAACAACTTGTCCGCAGCGGTGACATGAGTGATTGGACACGTTTTATGATTCGCAGACAACAACTCATGCACGCAAGAAAGATCTCCGGTAGAGAAGTCAAGGACATAAAGAGCCTGCCGCCTGTCCCCGGCTTACGGTCTTCGATCTTTTGTAGAGACCGTCGCTTTGATAACAGCGAAATAATGCCACCTGAGCctcaagaaacagaaagtGACGAAAaggctctcaaagaaaaggctcTAATTACGAAGCTGGCGGCTCATCAGAAGGACAACAGGCTCGACAATATTAGGTTGTcattcgaagaagaagacgtcGACGTGAGCCATGATGACATAGATTTAAATGATGTTAACTTTGATGATAATGACCTAAACGAAGATATGgcagcttttgagcaaatGGAAAATAGTATGAATCTCACGCTGGGGTCAGAAAACAATTTGCAACTTGCAGAAGCCGAAAATTTGAACGATACcttccaaagaagagattcTTTGGAGTTTGGAGACGAAGTATTTCAAGGCCACGAATTCGACTTCAATACTTACTGA
- the RET3 gene encoding coatomer subunit zeta (highly similar to uniprot|P53600 Saccharomyces cerevisiae YPL010W RET3 Zeta subunit of the coatomer complex (COPI) which coats Golgi-derived transport vesicles involved in retrograde transport between Golgi and ER), with the protein MAELSLYSVEAVLLLDNEGNRIYTKYYHSPHEKSDSHITKRAIDGMSSSSKQQTEYESRLFKKTHKQNSEILIFEDCLVLYKEYVDVSLYLVGSIDENELVLQQAFSAIKDSLELILATGIDKKNIIEHFDMVALAIDESIDDGIILETDPATIASRVTKPPSKDAPINIELSEKGLLSAWGFAKSKLAERLQQGL; encoded by the coding sequence ATGGCAGAGCTTTCGCTTTACTCGGTTGAGGCGGTACTTTTGCTGGATAATGAAGGGAACAGAATCTACACTAAATACTACCACAGCCCCCACGAAAAATCTGATTCTCATATCACTAAGAGGGCGATAGATGGAATGAGCAGTTCCAGCAAACAGCAGACTGAGTATGAAAgcaggcttttcaagaaaacgcaCAAGCAGAACTCTGAGATCCTAATTTTTGAGGATTGTTTGGTTTTGTACAAGGAATATGTGGACGTGTCGTTATACCTCGTGGGATCAATCGACGAGAACGAGCTGGTGCTTCAGCAGGCGTTTTCTGCTATCAAAGACTCGTTAGAGTTAATTTTGGCGACTGGGATTGATAAAAAGAATATTATTGAGCATTTCGATATGGTGGCCTTAGCAATCGATGAGTCTATCGACGACGGTATAATCTTGGAGACAGATCCAGCTACCATTGCTTCCAGGGTGACGAAGCCACCTTCTAAGGACGCACCTATCAATATAGAGCTAAGCGAAAAGGGTTTGTTGAGCGCATGGGGGTTCGCCAAGAGCAAGCTCGCCGAGAGACTACAACAAGGCTTGTAA
- the RQC2 gene encoding Rqc2p (similar to uniprot|Q12532 Saccharomyces cerevisiae YPL009C Hypothetical ORF): MKQRISSLDLELLYRELKSQLEGYRLSNIYNIAESSRQFLLKFNKPDSKLNAIIDCGLRVHLTDFTRPVPATPSGFVVKLRKHLKSKRLTTVKRVANDRILVLSFNDGQFFLVLEFFSAGNVILLDSDRKIIVLQRIVHEHENKVGHIYNMFDGSFLENTRIEPPKSKVHSADEVNGWIKEAKDFADSSVKAKTGKGAKVLSIHKLLFLREPQLSSDLISRNLKSRGIAPNSPCLNFLDKIDEIVDLLDATESEVNELLRDGCKLGYIIAKKNPHYDSEKGDANLEFVYEQFHPFPPHLSEDEKGYTKIIEVPGQYNKTVDDFFSTIESSKYALRIQNQEFQAKNRLESAKLDNEKRIQALIDVQTQNEVRGHAIIAAADLVEEAQNAIKALVEQQMDWKTIEVLISNEQKKNNRIARLIKLPLDLKNNKFTLSLPRNDEIESDNSDEEEDNLTSSEDETSSSDSSDSSLSDFEADDNDEDELTSVSNIKKDRNDNKKKEKPSIDATIDLTLSAYANASNYFNIKKSNVEKQKKVEKNAQKALKNIEQRIEKDLKKKLKESHDVLNKTRKPYFFEKFHWFVSSEGFLVLMGKSGMESDQIYGKYIHDNDVFVSNSFDTHVWIKNPDETEVPPNTLMQAGIMCMSASPAWSKKIQSSAWWCFAKELSKFDNYGGEVLPAGTFRLKDEKKKSFLPPSQLVMGFALLWKTKDSDEEEEEDGADDEDQDDEEAQKEKSVLDEDAVPGQVQGKDDELEISKDENRRIDEGFVIGKKMEGVKEHQSPTKSTDLKSVKEKSDSDEVPVTTGLYPKISNSDSDVQADKEPSEQSETNNNSENGSAFSDKSGSNKETIKKNVRGKKGKMKKMQKKYADQDEEERLMRLAVLGTLKGSERQQQKAEEEAAKLKEREQKKFRRERQKKQQSLMFGSEQKVNVNYAKIFSEISPVVDDKSKVRDIVPVYAPWPALTKYKYKVKVQPGNAKKTKSLNEILTYFSKRKVDETESDKELDWPCEHELIKKLKELDLVSILYTDKLKITIPGQNEVKSKTKGTPSSKGKKKGKK, from the coding sequence ATGAAGCAAAGAATTAGCTCGTTAGATCTAGAGCTTCTCTACAGAGAGCTAAAATCGCAACTTGAGGGCTACAGATTGTCTAACATCTACAACATTGCAGAATCGAGCCGGCAGTTTTTATTAAAATTCAACAAGCCAGACTCAAAGCTTAATGCTATTATTGACTGTGGGCTGCGTGTCCACCTGACTGATTTCACGCGGCCCGTCCCGGCAACGCCCTCTGGATTTGTGGTGAAATTACGCAAACATCTGAAATCAAAGCGCCTTACAACAGTAAAAAGAGTGGCAAATGATAGAATCCTGGTCCTTAGCTTCAATGATGGTCAATTCTTTTTGGTCTTGGAATTCTTCAGCGCGGGCAATGTTATCCTGTTAGACTCGGATCGTAAGATCATTGTTCTGCAGAGGATCGTCCATGAACACGAAAACAAAGTTGGCCACATTTACAACATGTTCGATGGTAGCTTCCTCGAAAACACGCGCATTGAGCCCCCCAAGTCCAAAGTTCATTCTGCTGACGAAGTAAACGGATGGATCAAGGAAGCGAAGGACTTTGCTGATTCATCTGTGAAGGCAAAAACCGGAAAAGGCGCAAAGGTGCTTTCCATTCacaagcttttgtttttacGAGAGCCTCAGCTCTCGTCAGATCTCATTTCTAGAAATCTTAAATCCAGAGGCATTGCCCCAAATTCGCCTTGTCTCAACTTTTTAGACAAAATCGACGAAATAGTTGACTTGTTGGACGCGACAGAATCAGAAGTCAACGAGCTTCTCAGAGATGGTTGCAAGCTTGGATATATTATTGCTAAAAAAAATCCTCACTATGATAGCGAAAAAGGTGATGCAAATCTCGAGTTTGTTTATGAACAGTTCCATCCATTTCCGCCTCATTTGTCTGAGGACGAAAAGGGGTATACCAAGATAATTGAAGTCCCTGGGCAATACAACAAAACCGTCGATGACTTCTTCTCTACTATTGAATCTTCCAAGTACGCGTTACGAATTCAAAACCAAGAATTCCAAGCCAAAAACAGACTGGAAAGCGCGAAGCTCGATAACGAGAAGAGGATACAGGCTTTAATCGATGTGCAAACCCAAAATGAGGTAAGGGGACATGCAATAATAGCCGCGGCAGATCTCGTAGAAGAAGCGCAGAATGCCATCAAAGCGCTTGTTGAACAGCAAATGGACTGGAAAACAATTGAGGTTTTGATTTCAAACGAGCAAAAAAAGAATAATAGGATTGCGCGCCTAATCAAGCTTCCGCTAGATCTTAAAAACAATAAATTCACCTTGAGTCTGCCTCGCAATGATGAAATAGAAAGCGATAATTcggacgaagaagaggacaATCTAACTTCCTCTGAAGATGAGACATCTAGTTCCGACAGTTCTGATAGTTCTTTGTCCGACTTCGAAGCTGATGAtaatgatgaagatgagtTAACGAGCGTTTCTAATATAAAAAAAGATAGAAACGataacaaaaaaaaggagaaACCCTCGATAGACGCAACAATTGATTTAACGCTATCAGCTTATGCCAACGCCTCCAATTATTTCAATATTAAGAAATCTAATGttgagaagcagaaaaaggTGGAAAAGAATGCGCAAAAGGCACTGAAGAATATCGAGCAAAGGATagaaaaagatttgaagaagaaattgaaagagtcgCATGACGTGCTCAATAAGACCAGGAAGCCATATTTCTTCGAGAAATTCCATTGGTTCGTCTCAAGTGAAGGATTTTTGGTGCTGATGGGCAAAAGCGGAATGGAATCTGATCAAATATACGGCAAGTACATCCACGATAATGATGTCTTTGTCTCTAACAGCTTCGACACGCACGTATGGATAAAAAACCCAGATGAAACCGAAGTTCCGCCTAATACGCTAATGCAGGCGGGCATCATGTGCATGTCAGCATCTCCTGCTTGGtccaaaaaaattcaatCATCAGCGTGGTGGTGTTTCGCCAAAGAACTTAGCAAATTCGATAACTATGGTGGTGAAGTTTTGCCAGCTGGCACTTTCCGactcaaagacgaaaagaaaaagtcGTTTTTACCTCCCTCGCAGTTGGTAATGGGATTTGCACTTTTATGGAAGACGAAAGACTccgatgaggaagaggaggaagatGGGGCCGATGATGAGGACCaggatgacgaagaagcacaaaaagagaagagcgTGTTAGACGAGGATGCGGTGCCAGGGCAAGTACAAGGTAAAGacgatgaacttgaaattaGCAAAGACGAAAATCGAAGAATCGATGAAGGATTCGTGATAGGAAAGAAAATGGAGGGTGTGAAGGAGCATCAGTCACCTACCAAGTCCACAGACTTAAAGTCCGTCAAGGAAAAAAGTGACAGCGATGAGGTGCCAGTAACCACAGGTCTGTATCCCAAGATATCAAATTCTGACAGTGATGTTCAGGCTGATAAAGAGCCAAGCGAGCAGAGCGAAACCAACAACAATTCAGAAAATGGGAGTGCTTTCTCAGATAAATCAGGTTCTAACAAAGAAAccatcaagaaaaatgtCCGCGGCAAAAAAGgcaaaatgaagaaaatgcaaaagAAATATGCGGATCAAGACGAGGAAGAGCGGTTGATGAGGCTTGCTGTACTAGGAACCTTGAAGGGCTCCGAGAGACAACAGCAAAAGGCTGAAGAGGAAGCGGCAAAACTAAAGGAGCGggaacaaaaaaaattcagaCGCGAAAGACAGAAAAAACAGCAGTCTTTGATGTTTGGCTCAGAGCAGAAAGTCAACGTCAACTACGCGAAGATTTTCAGCGAAATCAGCCCTGTTGTTGACGATAAAAGCAAAGTTCGTGATATAGTTCCAGTTTACGCTCCATGGCCTGCATTAACAAAGTACAAGTACAAGGTTAAAGTCCAGCCTGGTAATGCCAAGAAGACTAAGTCTTTGAACGAGATATTAACATATTTCTCTAAAAGGAAAGTTGATGAAACGGAAAGTGATAAAGAGCTCGACTGGCCTTGCGAGCAcgagctcatcaagaaattgaaggaACTAGACCTCGTTTCTATACTATACACAGATAAGCTTAAGATTACTATCCCAGGCCAAAACGAAGTGAAGAGTAAAACCAAGGGAACTCCCAGTAGTAAAGGGAAGAAAAAGGGGAAAAAATGA
- the HST2 gene encoding histone deacetylase HST2 (similar to uniprot|P53686 Saccharomyces cerevisiae YPL015C HST2 Cytoplasmic member of the silencing information regulator 2 (Sir2) family of NAD()-dependent protein deacetylases modulates nucleolar (rDNA) and telomeric silencing possesses NAD()-dependent histone deacetylase activity in vitro): MKDNKDTAIKKIAKLISDKPNSKVVFLVGAGISTSCGIPDFRSPGTGLYDNLAKLNLPFAEAVFDIEYFEQNPKPFYTLAKELYPGNYKPSKFHQLMRVFQDKGKLHRVFTQNIDTLERAAGIHPDLLVEAHGSFAHNHCISCKKEYPQNVFKDKMLVGKNFANCEECKGLIKPQIVFFGENLPRKFFSTWDKDVTELDDESIVVVAGTSLAVYPFASLPEEVPTTTTRALINLERVGDFKTTPRNSDVFYKGSADAAATELAKELGWLSELEFLSGLLDNDKSSSKTVDEGHEDEAAKVDSITKDLEKLGLKENK, from the coding sequence ATGAAGGACAACAAAGATACCGCAATCAAAAAGATTGCAAAACTGATCAGCGATAAACCTAattcaaaagttgttttCTTAGTCGGCGCTGGTATATCCACCTCATGTGGGATCCCCGATTTCAGATCGCCTGGCACAGGTTTATATGATAACTTGGCCAAACTTAACTTACCGTTTGCTGAGGCAGTATTTGATATCGAGTATTTTGAGCAAAACCCCAAACCTTTTTACACACTTgccaaagaactttatCCTGGCAACTACAAGCCCTCAAAGTTCCACCAATTAATGAGAGTTTTCCAGGATAAAGGAAAGTTGCATAGAGTATTTACACAAAACATTGATACCCTTGaaagagcagctggaaTTCATCCGGATTTGCTCGTAGAGGCCCACGGCTCCTTCGCACACAACCACTGCATCAGCTGCAAAAAAGAATACCCTCAGAATgtcttcaaagacaagatgTTAGTCGGTAAAAATTTCGCTAATTGCGAGGAATGCAAAGGTCTCATAAAGCCACAAATCGTGTTTTTTGGCGAAAATCTCCCGCGCAAGTTTTTTTCGACCTGGGATAAAGATGTTACAGAACTCGACGACGAAAGCATTGTTGTTGTCGCTGGGACCTCACTAGCAGTTTATCCCTTCGCGTCCTTACCAGAAGAAGTGCCGACAACGACCACTCGCGCTCTAATTAATTTAGAAAGAGTTGGCGATTTTAAAACAACTCCCAGGAACAGTGATGTTTTTTACAAGGGTTCAGCGGACGCAGCGGCTACTGAGCTagccaaagaacttggatGGTTAAGTGAGCTTGAGTTCTTATCAGGTCTCTTAGATAATGacaaaagttcttcaaagaccGTTGACGAAGGCcatgaagatgaagctgcAAAGGTTGACAGTATAACAAAAGATTTGGAAAAATTGGGATTGAAAGAGAATAAGTAG
- the ULP1 gene encoding SUMO protease ULP1 (similar to uniprot|Q02724 Saccharomyces cerevisiae YPL020C ULP1 Ubl (ubiquitin-like protein)-specific protease that cleaves Smt3p protein conjugates specifically required for cell cycle progression associates with nucleoporins and may interact with septin rings during telophase) has translation MPNLETKTGSKRKRTENYFAPTHSHIATFSFVNGPTVFSPRRRTAPFHSCTTEYTTEGPLRMSARLNGPENQTPGIVQDIKGAFFYASRAFKGLIGSTGDSNTQKDLQGSRPVAESTEQSGRSLKRNALQTSSAPCKRPRSSPGVDARLSVPTQKELPGKKSDDLTQKLDNCITPEKNGSFAFATKKDPFGWDSSEISLSPAPAHQVPYGSSFYRRKASRAQKPEDSRSLTIRKPSEELSYLRMIFNGEYRAPALIEEQRDTQLKLREQEREGLKSTFKNSVASLTERFKAVLAENLGKRESPDDLIIIKERRLPEHENPLKHRTGFQKLRFDTSVLTFEEEFKSYKRLIEERRRIQTEVREKRQKKRELVPKLTNEDVVYVKKALSRTDNGVLMNKNNIEIKVYDFKTLAPKRWLNDIIVEFFMKHVEITTEHCVAFNSFFYTTLSQRGYQGVRRWMKKKKVQVEKLSKIFVPINLNQSHWALGFINIDKKTISYIDSLSSGPSTMGHAILKVLQEYLLEESSGKIGRDFELIHEQCPQQPNGFDCGIYVCVNALYLSKELPLSYNHDDANRMRPYIGHLILSGD, from the coding sequence ATGCCTAATCTCGAAACAAAGACTGGTTCCAAAAGGAAACGCACAGAAAACTACTTCGCGCCAACGCACTCACACATAGCAACTTTTAGCTTTGTTAATGGCCCCACCGTATTCAGCCcgcgaagaagaacagcCCCCTTTCATTCTTGCACCACCGAGTACACAACTGAAGGACCTCTAAGAATGTCCGCCCGACTCAATGGGCCTGAAAATCAAACCCCAGGAATTGTACAAGATATCAAAGGAGCCTTTTTTTACGCAAGTCGCGCTTTCAAAGGTTTGATTGGAAGCACAGGCGACTCCAATACGCAAAAAGACTTGCAAGGTTCGCGGCCAGTAGCCGAGAGTACTGAACAGTCTGGCcgctctttgaaaagaaatGCTCTGCAAACTTCCAGTGCCCCATGCAAGCGACCCAGATCATCGCCTGGAGTAGATGCTCGGCTAAGTGTACCGACTCAGAAGGAGCTGCCAGGCAAAAAATCAGACGACTTGACCCAAAAACTAGACAACTGCATTACCCCTGAGAAAAACGGCAGCTTTGCCTTCGCCACAAAGAAAGACCCGTTCGGATGGGACTCTAGTGAGATTTCTCTTTCACCAGCACCTGCACACCAAGTTCCTTACGGGAGCTCGTTttacagaagaaaagctagTAGAGCTCAAAAGCCAGAAGACTCTAGGTCATTGACCATTAGGAAACCGTCAGAAGAACTCTCATATTTGAGAATGATCTTCAATGGAGAATATAGGGCACCGGCACTTATTGAAGAGCAAAGGGATACACAGCTAAAGCTGAGAGAGCAAGAAAGGGAGGGGCTTAAGTCcacattcaaaaattcGGTTGCTAGCCTGACAGAGAGGTTCAAAGCAGTTCTAGCCGAGAATCTGGGAAAAAGGGAAAGCCCCGATGATCTTATTATAATAAAGGAGCGCAGACTTCCTGAGCATGAAAACCCTCTCAAGCATCGTACTGGCTTTCAGAAGCTCAGATTTGACACTTCAGTACTAACCTTCGAGGAAGAGTTTAAAAGTTACAAGAGGCTGATTgaggaaagaagaagaatacAGACCGAAGTGAGGGAaaagcgtcaaaaaaaacGAGAACTTGTACCCAAGTTAACAAACGAAGATGTCGTTTATGTCAAGAAAGCATTGAGTAGAACAGATAATGGTGTTCTTatgaacaaaaacaacatcGAGATAAAAGTTTACGATTTTAAAACACTAGCACCCAAAAGGTGGCTCAATGACATTATTGTCGAATTTTTCATGAAGCATGTTGAAATTACAACTGAACACTGCGTTGCATTCAACTCGTTCTTTTATACAACACTTTCGCAAAGAGGTTATCAAGGCGTTAGAAGgtggatgaagaaaaagaaggttCAAGTCGAAAAGCTGAGCAAAATATTTGTTCCAATCAACTTAAATCAATCTCATTGGGCTCTCGGCTTTATCAATATTGATAAAAAGACGATAAGTTATATTGACTCTTTGTCTAGCGGCCCTTCTACTATGGGGCACGCTATTCTGAAAGTCTTGCAAGAATACCTATTAGAGGAGAGCAGCGGGAAAATCGGACGTGATTTTGAGTTGATTCATGAACAATGCCCTCAACAGCCCAACGGTTTTGATTGCGGCATTTACGTGTGCGTCAATGCTCTTTATTTGAGCAAAGAACTTCCGCTGTCTTACAATCATGATGACGCCAACAGAATGCGGCCATACATTGGGCATCTCATCCTTTCAGGGGACTGA